The window CAGGTATTGCGGTTGTGGTAGTGGACTACAACGCTCAAACGGTAGAGCGCCATGTTCAAACGACTAAGCTTATTGGCGAAATCACGGGCCAGCAAGAGCGTGCAGAAACGATCGCCAAAGAATACAAACAGAACGTTGAGGTGATCAGCGAGCGATTGGCAAAAGCAAACCTGGATAAGCCAAAAGTATATACCGAATACGGTGCTTCTGGTGTTAGCGAAGTTGGTTACACATTCGGTAAGAATATGTGGGGCGCTATCGCAACAATGGCGGGCGGTGACAACATTTCTGCGCCTTTTGTTGAGTGGTGGGGTAAATTGAACCCAGAACAGATCATTGCTGCAAACCCAGATGTAATCGTAATGACTGGCTACGAGTCAGGTAGTGCCGATGATTCTATGATCATGGGTGAAGGTGTTGACGAAGCATTGGCAAAAGAGCGATTAGCGGGCTTCAAAAAGCGTATCGGTTGGTCGTCAATTTCTGCGGTAAAAAATGATCGTATGTATGCGGCTTACCATGGTGCTTGCCGAACAATCATCGATGGTGCTTTGATCCAGTTTTATGCCAAAATCATGTACCCAGAGGTGTTTAATGATTTAGATCCAGAAGGTGCTTACCAAGATTTTTACGCAAAGTACCTGCCAATTAAACCAGCTGGTACCTTTATGACTGAGCTTTAATCTAAAGCATTCATCTCTATGAAGCCGAAGTTAGTCTTTCTTGACTAGCTTCGGCTTTTTACTTTGTGCCATTCACTCGCTAAAAACGTATCGACTCTTACGCACCTAAACTCGCTTCTTGCTTGAGTTTAGCTTTCTTGAATTAAAATATCGGCAAGATCAAAACGAGCTTTTAACGGTTTTTCATTTCCCTGATACCAACTTGCTGGCATATTCGGTCTGAGCTTCGCTTGCTCTTGTTTAGCTATCACCACGTAGTGCAAAAACGTTTCTAGTGTTTTCGTCATAGCATCAAAAGACATTTCTCCATCTTTGCTTTGAGTTTTTAGCAAACCAACGACAGCTTCTTCAGGAACCAAAGGCTCAATCACACTGTTATTACGATCTTGTATTGTGCTCGATGCAGGAAGGTGGTTGCGGGCAGTTTCCCAGCACGGCTTATTCGTTTTGCTGACAAAATTATGTTTGTAGCAGTAATAACTAAACAGGAAGCGAGGAAGGTTGTGCCAGCGTTCTGCCTGAACTTCCAACCAAATATGTTGAAGCTCGATATCAGCGTCGGTCATAGAGTTTTACGAAGTTATCAAAAGTAGCGCATTTTAGCGTGGGGCGACGGTACTCGTCCACAAAACGCAGCTTTTGCGCGATGTGAATGCTTTCGACGCTGAGTAAACAAAAGGCCCATCGCAAGAGCGAGAGCCTTTGTATTCAATCAGTATCGCCAGTAAGAGACGATATCTCTGTTTTCGATTATTTCACCAGGTAGTGTTTGATGAACTGAGTGATTTTAACCATATCGTCAATCGCGATGTACTCTTCAGTGGTATGCACTTTTGCCATCCCAGTAGAAAGGTTAACCGTTGTCAGTCCTTTCTTGTTGAAGTTGTTTGCATCGCTACCGCCACCCGTGCCTTTGGTAAACGCTTCGATGCCCATCTCGGCGAATGACGCTTTGATATCAGCCACGTGAGCATTATCTTCTTCAATAACAAACGCATCGTATGCACGTTTAGATTCGATGTCGACTTCCGCGCCATGTTTTTCTGCAACAGACTCAAAGGTCGAGATCATGTGGTTGACTTGTGCTTCCAATTTGTCGCCATTGAGAGAGCGCGCTTCAGCGACAATTTTAAGCTCAGGCATAACAATGTTGGTCGCCTGACCACCATTTACCATACCGATGTTAGCCGTGGTTTCTTCATCGATACGAAGGAGTTTCATCTGATTGATTGCATCTGCCGCGACCATGATTGCGCTGATGCCTTCTTCTGGCGCAAGACCTGCGTGTGCCGGGCGACCTTTAATCGTCGCAACGATCTTTTGCTGGCCCGGAGCGGCAGTGACGATGGTACCGATTGGACCGCCAGTATCAAGCACGATTGCTTGTTTAGACGTTACATGGGTCATGTCAAAGTGCTCAGAACCAAACAGGCCGCCTTCTTCATGGACGGTGAAAGCAAGCTCTAACGTTTTATGCTCCAAATTCTCTGCTTGTATGCAACGTACGGCTTCCATAATTGCGGCGATACCTGATTTGTCGTCACCGCCAAGGATCGTATTGCCTTTGGAACGAATGATGCCGTCTTCGATGATCGGCTCAATTCCGATGCCCGGCGTGACGGTGTCCATGTGGCAACTCATCAGGATCGAGCCTTCTTTTTTGCCTTCTAGGCGAGCATAAACATTGAAGCCATTCGAAATATGCTCCGGAACAGGGAGTTTGTGCACCGTAAAGCCTAACTCGCCCAGTTGCTCAGCCAAAGTTTCTGCGATTTGTTTTTCATTCATCGATTCACTGTCAATGCGAATCAGTTGGCAGAAGTGGTCAACTAGACGTTGTTGATTAATTTGTGTCATTTGGATGTCTCATCTTGTAGGGAGAGGGCGTAAACGATGGAGCCAGACAACGTCCTCGAACGGAACAGAATCGTTGTTATTACATACTGGAGAGTGATGGATACTGAGATGAATCAAAAAAGTTGGGTGCTTGACAGAATTATAACCAGACGTGCTGAGAAACTGATCGCATTGCCATGTTCTTGAGGAAAGCAGTACGAGATAAATGCGCTTCTTTAATCTAAGTGAATGATTTGTTTAAAACATCACCACACTGCCAATAAATATCGCCACGGTAACAGTCTGTTTACATGTGGGTGCAGTGATCGAATTTAACGTTGACAGTTTAATTTACTGAAAAGTGTGTGTTTTATTGCGTTGTTTATGCGTGAGTGTCGATGGGGGTTTGTGCGTAACAAATATTTTACATTTACACCTTCGAAACCTGAAAACAGAGATTTTGGTTGATGTATTCCAATTTTCTTCCGCCTGCGCCAAGTTAGAAAAATAGTTTAGAAACGCTGTAAACAAATTAATGACGCAAGGAGAAAGTCATGGTGGACGCATACAACCCATTAGGTACAGACGGATTTGAGTTTGTGGAATACACGGCTGCAGACAGTAAAGGCATCGAACAACTCAAAGCACTGTTTGTATCGTTAGGCTTTGCAGAGATTGCGAAGCACCGTTCAAAAGAAGCATGGTTATATCGTCAAGGTGACATCAGTTTTATCGTTAATGCACAGCCTCATAGTCAAGCTGAAGGGTTTGCTAAAGTACATGGCCCGTCAGTGTGTGGGATGGCATTTCGCGTAAAAGATGCCACAGCGGCGCTTGAGCACGCAATACAAAACGGTGGTACAGAGTACAAAACCGAAATTGGCCCGATGGAACTCAGCATCCCAGCTATTTATGGTATTGGCGAGAGCTTGCTCTATTTTGTTGACCGATACGGTAAGCAGAGCATTTATGATGTCGATTTCCGTTTTTACGATGATGCGCAAGAGCGTTTAGCGCAATCTGACGTAGGCCTCTACGAAATTGACCATCTGACCCACAACGTTAAACAGGGCAACATGGATGTGTGGTCTGGTTTTTATGAGCGCATCGGTAACTTCCGTGAAATTCGTTATTTCGATATCGAAGGTAAACTCACAGGTCTTGTCAGCCGTGCGATGACCGCACCTTGTGGCAAGATCCGAATTCCTATTAATGAATCGTCTGACGATAAATCGCAAATCGAAGAGTTTATCCGTGAATACAATGGCGAAGGGATTCAGCACATTGCTCTGACAACGGATGACATCTATCAAACCGTTCAAACGTTGCGCGACCGTGGCATGGACTTTATGCCAACACCAGATACGTACTACGAGAAAGTAGATCAGCGTGTTGCAGGGCATGGGGAAGACGTGAATAAGCTTCGTGACTTACAAATTCTGATTGATGGCGCACCGACGAAAGACGGTATCTTGCTGCAAATCTTTACCCAAACGGTGATTGGCCCGGTGTTCTTCGAGATCATTCAGCGCAAAGGTAACGAAGGTTTTGGTGAAGGTAACTTCAAAGCGCTATTTGAATCGATTGAAGAAGACCAAATTCGCCGAGGAGTGCTGAACGATGCATAAATGGATCACATTCCCTCACCGGGAGGGAGTGTGCTCAAAACAAGCACATGCTGATTTCCCGGAAGAGGCAATTTATGAACGTGAAGCGGGTCGAAGTGGATTCTTCGGCCCCGCGGCACATTTTCATCATCAACACGCGCCAACTGGTTGGTCTGAGTGGGAAGGTGAGTTGCGCCCACGAGCTTTTGACTTCAATCTCGTAGAGAAAGCCAGCCACATAACGCCTTGGGCAGTGCCGCATTTACTGCACAACGCCAACTGTAAAATCCGTGTTTGGCGCATGGATCAAAAGATGGATTTTCTGGTACGAAATGCCGACGGTGATGAGCTGCTGTTTATCCACCAGGGGACTGCCGATCTTTACTGTGACTACGGGCACTTAAAAGTGAGTGAAGGGGATTATGTCATGATCCCGCGCTCGACGAGCTGGCGTTTAGAACCGAGCGAGCCGATGTTCATTCTGATGATCGAAAACACCGATGCGGCTTACACCTTGCCTGAAAAAGGCATGGTTGGAAACCACGCCGTATTTGATCCTGCGGTGCTCGAAACACCGTCGATAAACGATCAGTTCCGCGCGCAGTATTCAGAGAACACTACCCAGGTACAGGTGAAGCGTCACGATAAAGTTAGCGTGATCACTTATCCGTTTAATCCGTTAGACGCGATTGGCTGGCATGGGGACTTAGCCGTAGTAAAAGTGAACTGGCGTGATATTCGTCCACTTATGTCACATCGATACCACTTACCACCGTCCGCACATACTACATTTGTAGGAGCAGGATTTGTGGTGTGTACCTTTGTTCCTCGTCCGATAGAGAGTGATCCTGGCGCGCTTAAAGTACCGTTTTATCACAACAATGACGATTACGACGAAGTCTTGTTCTATCACGCAGGTGACTTCTTCAGTCGTGACAATATTGAAGCGGGCATGGTGACATTCCACCCGGCTGGATTTACGCACGGCCCTCACCCGAAAGCCTTTAAAGCGGGGCAGGAGTACAAGAAGAAGTTTACCGATGAAGTGGCGGTGATGATTGATACGCGCCACGCGCTTCAGTTCTCGGATGAACTGGAAAAGGTAGAAAACAAAGAATACGTCTATAGCTGGCAAGAAAAATAAGAGGCAAGGATGAAATTAGCAACCAAGAAAAATGGTACTCGCGATGGTCTGTTGATGGTCGTGAGTAAAGACTTAACTCGCTGCGTGCCGGCGACAGAAGTGTTCCATCCAAGAAGTTTAGCGCCGACGATGCAAGTCGCACTGGACAACTGGGACATAGTGGCACCGCAATTAGAAGAGTTGTACATCGCACTGAACAATGGCACGGTCGCTGGATTTGAAGAATTCGAAGCGCACTATTGTGAATCTCCGTTGCCTCGAGCGTATCAGTGGGCAGATGGCAGTGCATATGTAAACCACGTGGAGTTGGTTCGTAAAGCTCGTGGTGCTGAAATGCCAGAAAGCTTTTGGACAGATCCCTTGATGTATCAAGGTGGTTCAGATGCGTTTATCGGACCTTGTGACAATATCGAATTTTCCAGCGACGAGTGGGGGATTGATTTTGAAGGTGAAGTTGCGGTCGTGACGGGTGATGTGCCAATGGGGGCGAGTATCGCCGAGGCGCAAGAATCGATCAGGCTCATCATGTTGGTGAACGATGTTTCTCTACGCAGACTTATTCCTGCAGAGTTAGCGAAAGGATTTGGCTTCTTCCAATCTAAGCCGTCATCCGCATTCTCTCCTGTTGCGGTGACACCAGATGAGCTCGGCGATGCATGGTACGAAAACAAAGTCCATTTACCACTCGTTTCTACCTACAATCACAAGCCATTTGGTTGTCCGAATGCTGGGGTAGACATGACATTCGACTTTGCGGATCTCATCGTCCATGCCACCAAAACGCGCCCGTTATCAGCCGGGGCAATTATCGGTTCAGGCACGGTGTCTAATAAGCAAGGTACCGACCACGGCACATCGATTGAAGAAGGCGGTGTCGGTTATTCATGCATCGCTGAAGTGCGCATGATTGAAACCATCCGTGATGGCAAACCGTCGACGAATTTTATGTCGTTTGGTGATTTAATCAAGCTTGAGATGTTTGATGCGGATGGCAACAATATTTTCGGTTCGATCGAGCAACAAGTTAGCCAGTATTTGAAGCATTAATGCGCAATCGTATAAGGGAAAGATGAATGAGCGAACAGATCACGCTTTATGGATATTGGCGATCTTCAGCGGCTTATCGTGTACGTATTTGCCTAAACCTTAAACAGCTTCAATACGACTCAAAATCGGTGCATTTAGTGCGTGGTGGAGGGGAACAGCACGGTAAAGCGTACCATGAGTTAAACGCCTCGGAACTGGTACCGGTGCTGGTGGATGGCGATCTGCGATTGAACCAGTCGCTTGTTATCATCCAATATCTCGAAGAAAATTATCCGGATGTTGCGGTCATTCCAAAGCGTTCGCCTTTGCGATATCAAGCTCTGGCGTTGGCGCAGGATATAGCAATGGAGATTCACCCTCTGAACAACTTGCGAGTGTTGCAGTATTTAGAAGGGGAGTTAGCGTGTGATGCAGAGCGTAAGGTCGCCTGGATTCATCACTGGATTAACAAGGGCTTTACTTCATTAGAAGAGAAACTGGTGAGTCATCGAAAAGCGTACGGTGATTGTAAGTTCAGCCTCACCGATTCGCCGTCTATTGTCGATATTTGTCTGGTACCGCAAGTTTACAATGCCTTGAGGTTTGGCGTCGATTTGTCGCCTTACCCAGTCATTAATTCGATTGTAGAGGCCTGCTACCAACTTCCTGCCTTCATTGATGCCATGCCAGAGCATCAACCGGATACGAATAGTTAGATCTTAGAGCTTAATAGAGGCATCTGTTAAGCTCATTTCCTACCCTGAATCTCACCATCATTGCAAAATTGAGTCCTTTTGTTGCTCTGGTCAACGTTTCGATTTAGGCTTGAGCAACTTGTTGTTTTCGGCTCGTTTTATCTATGACCAACATCTTTATCATCGTAGTTCTTCTGGTTGCTTTTTTCTTCATTATTCAAAAGTATGTGCTCAAGCATGATGACACCCGAGACTACTCATATCGCTCAAAAGGCGCTTTGTTAAGAGGGCAAGAAGCTGCGTTTTTCAATGCCTTAAGAACGGCTGTTGGCGATCACGCGGTGATATTTAGCAAAGTTAATATGTCCAGTTTGGTTGCGCCGAAGGATATTAAAAACAAAAGGCAGCTTTTTGTGGCGAGTAACCGTATTTCCAGAAGCTATTTTGACTATGTAATTTGTGACCCGCGTACGTTAGAACCGCGAGTGATTCTAGAGCTGGATGATGGAAAGCCACTGAATAAAGTTAAAGCAAAACGACAAAAACTGCTGATTCACGTATGTAAAACCGCCAATTTGCCGTTACTTGGTACATCGATAAAGCACAGCTATCAGGTCGGGCGATTGCGTCGCTTACTTGCGGCGCACATCGATTTGATCGAGCCTGATAAAGAGGTCCGCTTTTGTAAAAAGTGCGGCAGTCCCATGATCATCAAGATAGCCAGCCAAGGTGAGTTTAAAGGGCGACGTTTTTTTACCTGTAGTCGTCAACCAAACTGTACTTACACCGAGAACTACAATGTGGTGTTTGAAGCTCTAGACGATTAACAATCAAAAAAACAGTTGATAGAAATTTAGCTTTACTGGGGCTTTGGCTTGTTTGAGTCAAAGCCTTTGTATCTAGGGGCCAAGCATTCAGAGGTAATTTGGTACAAGTTCTATACTTTGAACAGAGAAACTAAACTAGGTTAGTGCTATGCGATATGGATGGATTTTTGCTCTGCTGCTGTTTGCTTCAAATGCTAATGCTTTGCCTAATTTAAAACCGTTGGATTGTCAGCTGACAGATACGCCTCAAGACCACTTCTTGTTTTACCGAGATCAAATGGTTTATCACAGCGAACAGTTCGTCATTTTTCAAAACTTCAAAGGGCGAGTTATCACTCAAGTGGATCTTAAAACCGGTGAGTTGATTCGCACCACCTATATTGGTGAGCCTTTTGAGCCCAAATATCAAATTCTGTTTGGCTTTTGTCCGGATGTTTCCTATACCTTACAGATCTGGATGCTGAATGAAGTCCCTTATGATAATTAAATAAAAAATGAAAAGTTATCCAGATCACATTTTCCGGTCCAGCTTAAGCCTGTTTCGCTTATATAAACGCCTGAAAACGGGGGTTGAGTTTACATTTTCGCCAAACGATTCAAAGTTAGTGAATTTATGCTTGCACCCCAGATAGCTTATAGCTAATATCCCTCTCGTTCCAGAGAAATGCGTCCGTAGCTCAGCTGGTTAGAGTACCGCCTTGACATGGCGGGGGTCGGTGGTTCGAGTCCACTCGGACGCACCATTCTGATTTGAATGGTATGTAGGAACACAGAATTTGGGTCCGTAGCTCAGTTGGTTAGAGTACTACCTTGACATGGTAGGGGTCGGCGATTCGAGTTCGCCCGGACCCACCAAATTCCGTTCTTTATGAACAAACACAAAGCCCGCTTTTAGCGGGCTTTGTTGTTTCTAGAGTTTATAAGGCTCGAGCTCAATTTCCCTTCTTTTACTGTGAATGACGATGTAAGTAGTACGCAGTGACTTATTGAAGGTGACCTTGCTCTCTGTGACAGGTTTGATGTCTTTGTCTGGCAAGACTCCACGGTAAAGATAGCGCGACAGGTACTGCAGAGCAGGTAATCCAAACCCAATATACCGACAGTCTACAACCCATTTTGAGGGAACGTCTCGGGGTAAATCGCGGGTATTTGTTCAGAAATCACTTACGGAAGATCAACACATTCTAAAGCTGTGTTAAATTTTTGTGCGATAAGTGAGATTTTTGTTGTCCTTTTACTAATGTCTAATATTCCTACCGCTAGCAACACATGCTTAATAAGCTCAAATCAAATGGCTCCATACCTGTTTCAGTATGGCCTCGATGTTTGATGTGGATGTTGTCTCGTATTGGTCGAAGGTCTGTATACCAAGCGAAACTCTAGTTGACATGGTTCAACGTCGAAATATAACAAAGGATAACTCAATGCCTGACACAAGTAAGACCTTTTACAGGGATGTGCGCAAAAAACCGCATGAATTTGAAAACCGAGAAGACTTTCTAAATCATGATTTAACCATCATGAGCTTTCGTCGCTGGGGTATTCATTTACCATCACGTGATTACAGTATTGAAATAGAAGACTGGGTACCTGCATTAGCCGCAACCATTGGTAAAGTGGTTATGGTAACCGCCATGGTTTCCGCCTTTGCTGTTCAGTTTGGTTTATCTCCGGAGTTCGTCGCAGAAAACGTGCGTTACGAACTGCTTATCGCGGGCGCTTTATTCGTTATCCTGTTTTCTGCAATCCTAAACCCG is drawn from uncultured Vibrio sp. and contains these coding sequences:
- a CDS encoding ABC transporter substrate-binding protein, encoding MLKYLFTLAAVCVSTLSFAEQTTVTDVLGREVTFDSPAKRVVVGFYPEDYMAIGTEAAYDNVVGMSKYIWQARSANWQAYVEHRPSLDDIPEIGRVDTNSFSVEKVISLSPDVLMLADWQFKALESDIERMKSAGIAVVVVDYNAQTVERHVQTTKLIGEITGQQERAETIAKEYKQNVEVISERLAKANLDKPKVYTEYGASGVSEVGYTFGKNMWGAIATMAGGDNISAPFVEWWGKLNPEQIIAANPDVIVMTGYESGSADDSMIMGEGVDEALAKERLAGFKKRIGWSSISAVKNDRMYAAYHGACRTIIDGALIQFYAKIMYPEVFNDLDPEGAYQDFYAKYLPIKPAGTFMTEL
- a CDS encoding M20/M25/M40 family metallo-hydrolase produces the protein MTQINQQRLVDHFCQLIRIDSESMNEKQIAETLAEQLGELGFTVHKLPVPEHISNGFNVYARLEGKKEGSILMSCHMDTVTPGIGIEPIIEDGIIRSKGNTILGGDDKSGIAAIMEAVRCIQAENLEHKTLELAFTVHEEGGLFGSEHFDMTHVTSKQAIVLDTGGPIGTIVTAAPGQQKIVATIKGRPAHAGLAPEEGISAIMVAADAINQMKLLRIDEETTANIGMVNGGQATNIVMPELKIVAEARSLNGDKLEAQVNHMISTFESVAEKHGAEVDIESKRAYDAFVIEEDNAHVADIKASFAEMGIEAFTKGTGGGSDANNFNKKGLTTVNLSTGMAKVHTTEEYIAIDDMVKITQFIKHYLVK
- the hppD gene encoding 4-hydroxyphenylpyruvate dioxygenase; the protein is MVDAYNPLGTDGFEFVEYTAADSKGIEQLKALFVSLGFAEIAKHRSKEAWLYRQGDISFIVNAQPHSQAEGFAKVHGPSVCGMAFRVKDATAALEHAIQNGGTEYKTEIGPMELSIPAIYGIGESLLYFVDRYGKQSIYDVDFRFYDDAQERLAQSDVGLYEIDHLTHNVKQGNMDVWSGFYERIGNFREIRYFDIEGKLTGLVSRAMTAPCGKIRIPINESSDDKSQIEEFIREYNGEGIQHIALTTDDIYQTVQTLRDRGMDFMPTPDTYYEKVDQRVAGHGEDVNKLRDLQILIDGAPTKDGILLQIFTQTVIGPVFFEIIQRKGNEGFGEGNFKALFESIEEDQIRRGVLNDA
- a CDS encoding homogentisate 1,2-dioxygenase, with amino-acid sequence MHKWITFPHREGVCSKQAHADFPEEAIYEREAGRSGFFGPAAHFHHQHAPTGWSEWEGELRPRAFDFNLVEKASHITPWAVPHLLHNANCKIRVWRMDQKMDFLVRNADGDELLFIHQGTADLYCDYGHLKVSEGDYVMIPRSTSWRLEPSEPMFILMIENTDAAYTLPEKGMVGNHAVFDPAVLETPSINDQFRAQYSENTTQVQVKRHDKVSVITYPFNPLDAIGWHGDLAVVKVNWRDIRPLMSHRYHLPPSAHTTFVGAGFVVCTFVPRPIESDPGALKVPFYHNNDDYDEVLFYHAGDFFSRDNIEAGMVTFHPAGFTHGPHPKAFKAGQEYKKKFTDEVAVMIDTRHALQFSDELEKVENKEYVYSWQEK
- a CDS encoding fumarylacetoacetate hydrolase family protein — translated: MKLATKKNGTRDGLLMVVSKDLTRCVPATEVFHPRSLAPTMQVALDNWDIVAPQLEELYIALNNGTVAGFEEFEAHYCESPLPRAYQWADGSAYVNHVELVRKARGAEMPESFWTDPLMYQGGSDAFIGPCDNIEFSSDEWGIDFEGEVAVVTGDVPMGASIAEAQESIRLIMLVNDVSLRRLIPAELAKGFGFFQSKPSSAFSPVAVTPDELGDAWYENKVHLPLVSTYNHKPFGCPNAGVDMTFDFADLIVHATKTRPLSAGAIIGSGTVSNKQGTDHGTSIEEGGVGYSCIAEVRMIETIRDGKPSTNFMSFGDLIKLEMFDADGNNIFGSIEQQVSQYLKH
- the maiA gene encoding maleylacetoacetate isomerase; the protein is MSEQITLYGYWRSSAAYRVRICLNLKQLQYDSKSVHLVRGGGEQHGKAYHELNASELVPVLVDGDLRLNQSLVIIQYLEENYPDVAVIPKRSPLRYQALALAQDIAMEIHPLNNLRVLQYLEGELACDAERKVAWIHHWINKGFTSLEEKLVSHRKAYGDCKFSLTDSPSIVDICLVPQVYNALRFGVDLSPYPVINSIVEACYQLPAFIDAMPEHQPDTNS
- a CDS encoding DUF2726 domain-containing protein, which translates into the protein MTNIFIIVVLLVAFFFIIQKYVLKHDDTRDYSYRSKGALLRGQEAAFFNALRTAVGDHAVIFSKVNMSSLVAPKDIKNKRQLFVASNRISRSYFDYVICDPRTLEPRVILELDDGKPLNKVKAKRQKLLIHVCKTANLPLLGTSIKHSYQVGRLRRLLAAHIDLIEPDKEVRFCKKCGSPMIIKIASQGEFKGRRFFTCSRQPNCTYTENYNVVFEALDD